DNA from Streptomyces luteogriseus:
TCCTCGGGCACGTCCACGGTGAAGTCGAGTGTGACGTCCGAGCCGGTGCGCAGGCCGCCGACGTCGTAGCCGCCGGAGGTGTAGAACTTCGACACGTCACGCGGCGAGCCCTCCGGTCCGTTCTTCGACCAGCCGGAGCCGGTGTGCGCGGCGTCCTCCGCCTCGTACGAGGACTGCCAGCGCACGGGCGGGGCCTGCGTGCCCTTCGCCTCGCCGGCCGGACTGAGGACGACCTCGTAGGCCGAGGACTCCTTCAGCTTCGGCAGGGCGCCGTCGCCGAAGTCGAGGGTGACGGTGCCGTCGTCAGCGACCTTCAGGTACGTCTCGGTGAGCAGCTTCGGGCCGGACGAGTCGCCGACCTGCCCGCTCCACTCGATCTCCCGCACCCAGGCGTGCACACGCTTGCCGAAGACCTTCTCCGGTACTCCGGCGAAGGTGATGTGGCCCTTGCCGGAGGAGCCGCCGAAGACCAGCCGGGACTGCTTCTTCTTCTCGTCGAGCGTGGCGACGCCCTGCATGGTGTAGTTCTCGCCGGGGAACGGCGGAGTCACCTTCACCGTGTGCCCGCTCATCGAGGCGTACGAATGCAGCAGCCACCACTGGCCGTTGCCGCGGTTGGACTGCACGGCGGAGTCGGAGAGGTTGCCGTCGATGTTCCAGTACGCGATGTCGGCGTCGACCTTGGACTCCTCGATCGCGGACACCCACTGGATCATCTGGCCGGGCACCGAGGTGTGGTAGTTGAACGCGTACTCGTTGATGTTGACGGGGAGTTGGGTGCCTTCCCTGTCCGTGCCCTTGAACAGGTCTTTCTCCCACGCCCGGTACTTGGCGACGCTCTGGCGCACCGCCTCCGGGTGGCTCAGCTCGTGCCAGGTGATGACGTCCGGGAGGGTGCCGGCGGCCAGGGCGTGGGTGAGGAAGCCCTTCACCTGGTCGTACAGGACGCTGGTGTTGGGTCCGGCGATGCGGGCGTTCGGCATCTTGCCCTTGATGAGCTTGTGGACCTGGTCCCAGGCGGCGAAGTAGGCGTCCGGGTCGTTGAGCCAGCTGACCTTGTCGTAGCTCCACTCGCCGGTGCCGAACATGTTGCCCTCGGGCTCGTTGAACGGCACGAAGACGATGTTGTCCTGGTACTGCTTCGGCAGCGCGAGGACCTGGTCGACCTGCTTGGCGATCTTCTCCTCGTAACCCTTGAGCTTCTCCGCGGGGGTGTCGCCCGGCCACTGGTAGGGGAAGCCGCGGTAGATGTCGGTCATGTAGATGTACACGTCACCGTCGGTGGAGTCGGCCAGCGGCTTGACCACCTCCAGGGCGTCGGCACCGGGGTGCTGCGGGCCGTCCTGCGCCTTGGTGGAGACCGTGCGCAGGCCCATGCCCTCCATGAGGTTGTTGGTCGGGACGTCCGGCCCGTACACGCCGTAGAGGGTGCCGGAGGCGCCGCCGTGGAACGCGCCGGTGTTGGAGCCGAGGTCGACGGTGAGCTGTCCCTCGCGGACCACGGTGACGGTGGCCTTCACCGCGCGTCCGGCCGCGGTTCCGGCGACCGTGAAGGTGCCCGGCGCCGCGTACTTCTCGGCGGGGACGGCGTCCCACGTGACGGGCGTGTCTCGGTCGTAGCCGTCGGAGAAGGAGGCGCGGACTGCGGCGGGGAGCGGCGGGGCGGTCCCGGTCGTGGTGCGTGCCTCGAAGGAGGTCTTCGAGAGCTGCTGGAGGGTAGGCACGGACCCGACCGTACCGGCCACCTGCTCGGGGCTCAGGGCGGCGTGCCACACGGTGAAGTCGTCGATCGCGCCCTTGAGCAGCGGGTCCGGGTAGAGGGACCTGCCTATGTACCCGGCGGCGGTGGCCGAGGCGTCCAGCAGGTCTTTGGCCTTGATGCCGGTCTCGGCGGAGGAGACCGCCACGCCGTCGAGGTAGGTGGTGAGCCGGCCGGCGGAGGTGTCGAGGGTGACGGTGACGGTCCGCCACTCGTCCGCGGGGAGCGGCGCGTAACCGCGGACCTGGGCCTCGGCGCCCCCACCGCCGGTGGTCACGGAGGTCTGGAACAGCCCGCCGCCGTTGTAGGGCGTGCTGAAGAGGTACTTCGTGGTGTTCGTGCCCAGGTCGAAGATCCGCTGCCAGGGCGACTTGTCGCCGCTCCACTTCACGCGCGCGGAGACCGTCAGGTCGGCCGTGTCGCCGACCACGGCACGCGGCAGCCGGACGTACGCGCCGCCGGAGTCGGACGCGCCGCCGGGCAGGGCGAGGGCCTTGCCTCCGCCGGTGCCCTCGACGGAACGGGCGGTGGAGCCGTTGACCAGGTCCGCTGTCAGGCCGTTGCCGGAACTGTCGGTGATCTTCCCGGAGGCCATGTCGTCCTGGTCGAAGGTGTAACGGGCGGCGGGCCGGGGCGCCTCCGCCGC
Protein-coding regions in this window:
- a CDS encoding LamG-like jellyroll fold domain-containing protein, which codes for MPSADRSARRRASAAVTLALGAGLLAAPAAPAQAAEAPRPAARYTFDQDDMASGKITDSSGNGLTADLVNGSTARSVEGTGGGKALALPGGASDSGGAYVRLPRAVVGDTADLTVSARVKWSGDKSPWQRIFDLGTNTTKYLFSTPYNGGGLFQTSVTTGGGGAEAQVRGYAPLPADEWRTVTVTLDTSAGRLTTYLDGVAVSSAETGIKAKDLLDASATAAGYIGRSLYPDPLLKGAIDDFTVWHAALSPEQVAGTVGSVPTLQQLSKTSFEARTTTGTAPPLPAAVRASFSDGYDRDTPVTWDAVPAEKYAAPGTFTVAGTAAGRAVKATVTVVREGQLTVDLGSNTGAFHGGASGTLYGVYGPDVPTNNLMEGMGLRTVSTKAQDGPQHPGADALEVVKPLADSTDGDVYIYMTDIYRGFPYQWPGDTPAEKLKGYEEKIAKQVDQVLALPKQYQDNIVFVPFNEPEGNMFGTGEWSYDKVSWLNDPDAYFAAWDQVHKLIKGKMPNARIAGPNTSVLYDQVKGFLTHALAAGTLPDVITWHELSHPEAVRQSVAKYRAWEKDLFKGTDREGTQLPVNINEYAFNYHTSVPGQMIQWVSAIEESKVDADIAYWNIDGNLSDSAVQSNRGNGQWWLLHSYASMSGHTVKVTPPFPGENYTMQGVATLDEKKKQSRLVFGGSSGKGHITFAGVPEKVFGKRVHAWVREIEWSGQVGDSSGPKLLTETYLKVADDGTVTLDFGDGALPKLKESSAYEVVLSPAGEAKGTQAPPVRWQSSYEAEDAAHTGSGWSKNGPEGSPRDVSKFYTSGGYDVGGLRTGSDVTLDFTVDVPEDGTYDLSLFANSLNTFDKVEEQGPTNVFLRVDGKAGSEQELHLPLGYKWVVWDHTDTKVKLSKGKHTLTLAATSADGKRATKGDAIVDRLALSLPRASADTQVYEGELAWPAGGARPVYDLPTPAATGSGAVRLAKGQSATFWVYSPADREATLKVDTLGGTGARLSVNGHDVLRLAKGGGGAAVSLSGGVNKVTLTGGSVTTLVDRLTVTPTEGALPARTYEAGDARLAGSATLTPLSLATGGTAITGIGGAPGNGNTATFTVTADRAGLYALRIRYSNPEQSEATHYNPDPLARHADISVNGNAARRVGFPHSFHRNNFWELTVPVQLKKGKNTVGFRSEELPNFDGTTYASDTFPGVLLRSRYAPLIDRITVAPYAREVR